In the Glycine max cultivar Williams 82 chromosome 6, Glycine_max_v4.0, whole genome shotgun sequence genome, AGCTGGAGATGTTCATTCTGTGTCCATCAAAGGGTCTAGAACTGGGTGGCAAACCATGTCTAGAAACTGGGGGCAGAATTGGCAAAGCAACTCCTACCTGAATGGCCAAAGCCTCTCTTTTCAGGTCACTACAAGTGATGGCAGGACTCTCACTAGCAACAACATTGTGCCTGCTAACTGGCAATTTGGACAAACATTTGAAGGGGCACAGTTCTAGGAACCTTAATGATTTTTAAGTACACATTAATTTGTGTGTAATATATGATGGCATTGTTCACTAGTTTTTGTTATAGTTGGAAAGGGTGGGGAAAGAGAAGAAACGAAGGTAGATTAGGAGGAGTTTCTGGCCAACATGGCCCCTAATGCTGTGGTGGCTATATGGCACCCGCTAGGcctaatataatatatagtcttttattttatatctatcATCTCATTGATAAATGCCTTTTGATGAAGTAAAAGGTGTTGATGATCTCAATTGCCTTGTATATTTGATCCCCCACAATATATGGTACAAAAACCAATTTGGGGGCGATTTAATATCAAGTTGATTATGCTTTTTGATTACAAGTCACTTCCAACTTTTGGATCTTCAGTGACTAAACTAAATTTGATTAATGAGTAATAAATCCTCCAGGGAACACAAAGAAAATTGCACCGACTTCATTTTACTAGTATTTTCACTTCAGTACTCCTTGTCCTGCGCTTGTCAtgatgtgaaaaaaataaaccagTTTCTTATaccatattattttaatattgaatTGGTTTGTTGCATCTAATTATACGAAGGCTAGATTACCAAGTAATATATGATTCTTAAAGTCAAGAATTTCGAGAAGTAAAaccattttattcttcttccttttatttttttttattcattttcctttttttctagtTTTGCAATTTCTTATTGCAATGGGACGAGGGCTTTGGGTTGACTTGTACCATCAATAGCAATAGCaactataaagaataaaaatgcaaagTTTTTCGCATCCCAAAAGGTAAAAGACTGGCTAGCTAACTTCTCGGGCTATGCAATTGCGTCCCAAAAAGCTCCTCAAATTTAAGAGTTGTTAATCTGTTATAAAAAAGACAATGCTAGGAATACAtcttcttttaatatatttttctattattgtttGAGGTTTGTTATAACTCACAAGATTATGTGTGAAAATCATCAAATAAAAACTGAGAATTACATGactttttttaaatctctaatAAAACTCagctaataataaaaagttaaaaaaaatgtgtagtcAACTTTTTTCTTCGTAATGattcttttcagttttcaccGCAGGAATTATTATGTCTTGTTACAAAAACGAACATCGTAAATGCTTCCAAAAGTGGGTCGGTTATTGAATCGGTAAATACTGATTCACAGTTTATTAGTTTAGCGGTAATTGAATCAGGATTGAGCGAAAAATCATTAAACActtttcataattattattatttaattaaaatgcatttatAATGTCaagattttaagattttttaccttgtcatttaattatatatatatatatatatatatgattgacTCCGTcgtttaatgataatatataaaataatctctgattgatttataatataaaaactttaataccaataatatatgaaatttaaattgttattgCTGATCATACTAGTAGCGGTGGTGTTCGTCGTGTCTAGATggttgtgatttttaataacaatgaatttcagaACATGCCATATGTATATAGACAAGTTTCAAGGTCAAAATTTGATACCATTTCGAAGTTTAGTGATGCTTTGTAATGAAGtcctattttaaataatttttttatatatagattagagctattttaaattagttttaagcTAAAGAAAATGGTACTCAATCATTTATAACTAGAACCAATGATTGAAATTCGATTATAAGATCTTAACTTGGCTTGTGagataaagcttaaaattgcTTTCTCAGCACTGATTTTGACTCCTCCTGAAGTTCTTTTCGGTTTGCTAGCTGGTCAGCTACTAACATGGTTTTATTTAAGACCACGatatttatacattaattttctttttttaattaaaagcttAAGTTGTCATGTGTAATCCATCTATCTATAAACTTTAGAAACTTGTCCTTCTACCCATCTTCTACGGCTACCATAGATTACTTTTTATCAATCTCTTTTAGCTTTTAGTTCTTAtttaatctttctttttttcaatcattcaactacaaaaataggaaatagaacaaattttattttattgtatttttatataattatatttacattttgtattaaaaataaacataagattttatattccaacaatataaaaataaataagtaatttgaaAAATAGATATGATTTGCTTTTAATTggatgataaattaaataaaaaaaactgatttccTTTTCAGACTAGCTGACCTGATAAATGAGTATAGAGAAACAGGAAAAAGAACTTTTTCTTTAGTTTGATGTATTTTTAccgttaattaatttttcatatattaaaaatgacttCATTTGGGAATTTCcatctataaaaaatatttttgaaggaATAAGTcgttattgtttatttattaaataaactatAACCTATTCTTCCAATCActtgaaacttttaaaataggTTCTAGTGGTTTAAGAGTATTTCAacttctgataaaaaaaaaaaaagagtatttcATCTAATAGTGTCGAAACCCTAACTTTGACAcccaattaaaaatgatttttagttaaaggatcttttaaaataaaatatcaatttaaaattcttaaataattgagaaactaacaaattaattaaacgagtaaaataattttaaaattagtccTGAAGTAAAAGTTAAGGCGCAGTTCCCCAGCCCACCTCCCCCTGCTGCGCAGCCTCTAAATGACACCTTGTTCTACGGATCTTTACTTCAATCTAAGCTTACTTTTCTATGTTTACAGCCATTTCACAATTTATGGCTGGAAAAACGCTTGCTGCACTCGCTTCCATGCACATACTATTACATATTTTTGTGCATTTATATGTAAACATAATATCTACCTGAATACTGACATAGAACAAGGCAAGAAATTCGTACAAGGATTAGTGAAATGGTCTTATATTGCATTTTACTGAATGCACAACTTACGGAACCGAGTATCTGTTCATAAGACAATTCTGGTAATCAGAACAACTAACCGCCAAGACCCTTTGAACTGCATTCATTTCCTTGAACCGACAACACAATTTAAGACGTCAACACCATAACTTGACTCATTTAAAACCTTGTACAAATTGGAACCACTTGTAATTCCATGGTGTTTTTCATTATAGCCTCTCTCTTCGCAGCCTTTCTAGTTCCttgaccatttgccaatgttCTAGTGACAAGCTGGTCTCACCATAGCTCAATGACATGAGACGGCCCATTGTTACCAATCTGTCGGAGAAAGGAAACAGGTGTAGAGGGTAGGGGAACAATGATTCAATAAAGTTGTgctatgaaaaaagaaaaatgctacCAATACATGTAGAATAGTCACTTACTAACCTGCTTAAATCTTGGGAGCTCAAGCTCCTGTCTGCTTGTCTTGCTGCAACTAGATCACTTTCTATCACCTGAAAACACACAAATGCCCAAAGGCACTGTTATGCATTCTCCATAACATTTAATTATGCACTAGAGAAATCAGCAAAGAGGAACTCTTAATAATAATGCCCACATTATGTCCCCCCCCGGAATGTATtcttgtaaatataaatagtgAATTATATGTGTATCTTCAGCTGAGATATTTATGGACTGAAGTGGAAATGGAAGAATAAACCTAAAATGCCACTTCTGGTGAGCTTAGAAATTTGTTAGTTGCTGAGTATGTGTAGGCTAACggctaaataaattattcacaaCTAGTTTGACCCAGAAGAACACTTGTTTGTGAATACTAGTGCCAACGACACTCATACCTTCTGCATTTCTGGTTCAATAGTGTGTGATAGCTGTCTGACAGTGGCCAAATACCACCTCCAGGCCTCCAAAGCTTCTGCAGTCACAGCTCCAGAGCAACTGGTTGCAGAAGGTCGGAACGGTACAATTACATCGGCTGGCAAGATATTTGATTTCCCCTCCGACAAAACTAGCAGTTGGAAATCAGTTGTCATATCCACTTTATAGTACTTGAAATCATATTCAACCTGAAACACATAACAAGTGCATGTCATCTTTAATTGTaactccaaaaaaaatatttgcaaaCAATCAACTGTAAATAGAGAAAGTGTTTCTACAGATTAGCAAGTTCACATATAATGGTTGATAAAGGTTCCCAACAGTTGCACAAGGCGCAGACAAATTTATCCCTCAAAACACGagttcaagaaaataaaagagcTAGAGAAGCAAACAATTACCTTTTGCAATTCCATTAAATTTTTCAGTAGCCTTGTATTCTCTACCCCTACAGAGTTGAGAGTTCCAGCTTCTAGTTTGGTCTCATCAACAATCAAGTGTGAACCTTCAGCTAGTTGTAAGACTCCAGTTTCCAGTCTGGAGTATTAACACTAAGAGATGTGATTATATTTGTATACTGGGAAGAAGTCCATGTTCAGAAGgattaataaaatgtaattaccTATTAGTATCGTAATTCTTTTTTGGCGTAAGTGAAACAGAATTCAAGTATTCAACTGTAAGGGGTATGCAAAATGTGAATGGCAGGAGGTTCTTCAAAGCAACGCTTAGTGGTTTTCCAAATACAGACACGGTTTCTTTGCTAAAACAAGTAAGATTTAATGAAAGCTTTCCCACAGCAAGATCATCTGCTCTAGCATGCACCTGTTCAATAACAATACATCAAACAAATACTCTCAAAATGGAGGGTGGAGGAGAGGAATTAGGAAGCATACGATGAAAAAGTAGGAGTAGAATTGGGAAATAAGCAAAATGTGAAGAACAATAACTAGAACATTTACAGTGCCTGAAATGACTAAAGAAAATTATCTATTAAGAACCGCATACCTTGGATAGAAGATGCAGCAACATGAAATGAGTAGCCAAATCATCATTGCTAAGAACAGCCGTGAGATGCCTTAGCAATGCTTCCCTGATTCCTCTGACCAAGTTGGGCCTTGGCTGTGAGATCAAACACATAATATTTTCAGCTAGGTGTTTTCAAGTTGAGATAATAATCCAACTCAATAGCTAACCAACAACACAAGTATTTTGGTCAGATGAATAAAAAGCATTTAGGTGCATAAGAAAGTTACCTCTACAATAGGATTGTGCTGAAGGAAGTCGTGAACCGCTAATTTCCTCTGAATAAAACAATGAAGGTGTGGCACCTGCAGAAGAGGGAGAAAATGCAAATTTAAAAACCAGATGTGGGGTGGACATAGACATGATGCACAAATGTATATTTATGCCTCTTTGGTTGTTCCTAAAAGAACAATATAGTCTCTTATTATTTCCCATTGATCAAGTGGCCCTTGCTCAAATGCACATCAAAGTGCACATACCTTGCTAGGTGGGAGATGACGCAAAGGATCTTCAGAAAATCCATCTGATAAATCACAATCTTCATCGTCCTCTTCAAGCTCTAGATCAGATGTAAGGATACCCACAAACTCAAAAATGTCATTCAGTTTCAATTCAGAATCTGGAGAATCATATATCTAGCATAATACAGAGGAAAATGAGGAAATAGATTAGTTATAATTCCGAAATTagaataataatcataaattcatcttaaaataccaataaaatatattccCTAAGAACTTATAGTAAAAGAGACTAAGTCTTACCTTCACAAGACAGGGAGGTGAATTGCTATCAAGACCAGACACCAAACTGGTACCAGAGCTGGCAATCTCAGTTGCAGCTCCCTGAGAATGAGAAGCAACAGAAGAGTGTTCACCTTCTCTCTGTAAAACAACCATGAAGATCAATTCTCAGAAGAACCATAATAGAAGTTTGCAAGGAGCAATAAAAATTAGACCATCTAGTAAACACATTCATAtcataaattgaaaaaacacaACTGGACCTAACTGTCTCTATAACTTGTAAACTGCTCAAGACCTCATAATTTGTCATCTAAATATGATACTGGCAACTTGGATGAAGGTCGGCTTTACTCAGATTTGGATCGCAAACAACTTAGTTTGAATAAATAGAAATTGAGGAATAAACTTAGAAGCAAACCATAGTATACCATTCTTTTACTATTTGGGGAATTCTGAACCTCATCACCAGATACCTGTGAATAAACATAGACCAGTTAGAACAatgaaaaaacactaatttccCTGTTTCCCTGTATCTAGCAtttccaaaatttataatgaaaacCTATAGATTCTAAAGCATCACATTCAAAACAACCAACACATCATTCTAAACCTATTAGGAGACGGACCAAAATGGCTAAACTATACGAATACAAGGCCCTAAATGTTTCAGGGGTTCATACACCCATCACATGATGATTTAATGGAAGCAATATATCAATATAGGCAGTAACACAAGGCCAGAAATTACAGGCATATCAGAAGACTCGCCATCTTCTCTCCTCCGCTTTTCTCTATTCTCCGATTTGCAATCCatagatagatcgccaaattcTTCAACTGAAACTTGAGTCCATGGACTCAGTCCTGGAACCTacatacaaataaacaaagctAATCCTTCAACAATCTACTATTTAACCAAAATCATCAACCatttatacaacaaaaaaatagagaaaacagCAAACTCAAATGCCTCACCGGAACACAATAAAGCAGTCGACGTTCCCAGATTCGCATATCCACCGAAGAAGCCATAAGAGATTGAGAAACATCCATAAACTTGTTCGTCCTCCACACCGAACCATCCTTCAATAATCATACACCCAGaacaaaattttacattttcccctaaattaaatcttaattcTCAAGATAACTaatcttgaaattaaaaactcgatagaaaagagaaagaaaaagaaaaccttATAAGCGCCAATGTAAAATTCGTTCCCGAGCATGTCTTGTATCATCCCGCGAAACCGAACCAGAGTATTAGGCTTCACCCATTTGATGGTGGCAGGGGTCAGAAGTGGAACCTGTTCCATTAATTGATCGAAAATTGAGAAATATTAGTattataattaaagattaaggttttgtttttcttttcttggaaTTTGGAGATTGAACCTGAGAGAGACTGGACTGGTCGGAGAGGAAGTGGTGGAAGAGCGGGAAGACGCCCCAGTCGCGCCCGTCGAAGGCGGAGGGATCGGAAACAGAGGCTACGGCGGCATCGAAGGTGGATCTGACGACGCCCAAAGGGTTCGCCAGAAAATCGTACTGTGGGCCCACCATCGCTGAGTCGTGACTCGTTCGCTTCACTCTCTGAGTGTAGAAAATAGAAATCAGACTTAGGAACGGTTTTTAGCCGAAGGCACCCTTTTTATGCTATCGTTTCCCGCCAAATCTTCTTAGCCGGTCCTTCCCGCCATTTTCttctatcatatatttttatttaggttaaaatataatttttgtttcttattcaattaaaactgtaattttaattgtttttttaattaagatattttatattttattttatatatatatatataattttaatttcatttttttagttttaggcttaattatgtattttttttaaaaataaacttattagtaattaaataattttaaaagaaatatttatcatataaataataaataaacatgtgtcatataatgtttataaaatatatagatcaatgtttaaaattaattataaaaattgaaattatatatttttaaaagtaaataacaaaatatttcaactaaaaaatagattaaaatcatgaatattttaaaagctaaaaatgaaatatattaatttaaaaataagaaactaaaatcataaatttaaaaaaataagaggacaaatattacattttaacctttatataaaaattgttacTTTTGCATTTTACATCTTTCCCCTAAAATTCTCATCATTTCTACCATTATTAATATACCACatgagtaaaattattttttcatggaatttaattttttaaattaaataattagttattatttacTGACGTTTTTTAcccataatttaattaaatgtttcaaaaacttaattaaatgtttCTGCCAACAAATTCATGAAAACtcattcttttaataaaattagtcaTGATTTACTAACGTTTTTagtcataatttaattaattgtttcaaaAGCTTAATTAAacgtttatttttattcttctccctctttcaatcttaattaaatgttttttattggttatttATTGGAAACctaattacttttatttaataacatttgatttgcacaatttttgtttgattagtATGCAAACATTGAATAAGGAGTAGAtgtcttttcattttcattttttatgcaatttaACAGTGTAACAATGtctacttattttttaagtCCTCTCTCAcgtcaaacaaataaaaactcaatttttattagtttcaaaatttaccttaaatttatgtttctttctctctcttacgTATTTTTTACTATGAAAGTTTATGTCCTTAGATCTTACACTTgcaaactatattttttaatcctttCAAACCTTAATTTCTATTTTCCATGTTCTCAAAATCTTTCAACCCCTCTtttgaatctttattttttccttttaattttttattttccttgaaTGTCCTTATTGATTATGGAAGATACTTGTTATGAAAACACATGCGAGACATGTgacggaaaaaaaaaaggtaattatAGTTAGTTAAGCTAACatgttattaatataagtttccAAAAAGTGTTTTTTGAGGTTGGGTGGGGGAAGGGGCTTATTatattttgctgataaaaaataataaaaaccaaTGATTAATTATGTTAACTCAATTTGGTTAATTTTGGGTAAtaacattgataataaaaacattaaaagctTATTTGcatccaatttattttatttgtaaattaatgaaaatacagtttaaattaaattttaggatATTGGATTTTGAATTGATTATAaacttatgttttcaatttaattactattaaatataagttatattaaaaaaactttgtaTCGCACGGATAATTCGACTAATTGCATATAATACTCAatagtttatcttttaattattatatttaatgatttgactatgtatttattctttaaatattgAACTTAATGTCTCtagataatcaattttattaataatatattagttacgattgttttgaaatatattatatttatgaaaagaTAATACATGCACGgacaatataaatatttacattatctttcaatcataaacttttatttataataaatttatgatttttataatgtatatcttaaaagtcatataaaatattactttttatttttattgattga is a window encoding:
- the LOC100781925 gene encoding mini-chromosome maintenance complex-binding protein, with protein sequence MVGPQYDFLANPLGVVRSTFDAAVASVSDPSAFDGRDWGVFPLFHHFLSDQSSLSQVPLLTPATIKWVKPNTLVRFRGMIQDMLGNEFYIGAYKDGSVWRTNKFMDVSQSLMASSVDMRIWERRLLYCVPVPGLSPWTQVSVEEFGDLSMDCKSENREKRRREDGESSDMPVSGDEVQNSPNSKRMREGEHSSVASHSQGAATEIASSGTSLVSGLDSNSPPCLVKIYDSPDSELKLNDIFEFVGILTSDLELEEDDEDCDLSDGFSEDPLRHLPPSKVPHLHCFIQRKLAVHDFLQHNPIVEPRPNLVRGIREALLRHLTAVLSNDDLATHFMLLHLLSKVHARADDLAVGKLSLNLTCFSKETVSVFGKPLSVALKNLLPFTFCIPLTVEYLNSVSLTPKKNYDTNRLETGVLQLAEGSHLIVDETKLEAGTLNSVGVENTRLLKNLMELQKVEYDFKYYKVDMTTDFQLLVLSEGKSNILPADVIVPFRPSATSCSGAVTAEALEAWRWYLATVRQLSHTIEPEMQKVIESDLVAARQADRSLSSQDLSRLVTMGRLMSLSYGETSLSLEHWQMVKELERLRRERL